One genomic region from Yersinia canariae encodes:
- a CDS encoding YdgH/BhsA/McbA-like domain containing protein has translation MKIKTTLTALSLLSVVAFGASAAQSIDAAQASKMTDLGAISVSGITGAPSDIEQAIANKADSKGATAYKIIGINDDNGWHATAKIYK, from the coding sequence GGCCCTTAGCTTACTTTCTGTTGTTGCTTTCGGCGCATCAGCAGCGCAATCAATTGATGCGGCTCAAGCCAGCAAAATGACTGATTTAGGTGCAATTAGTGTTAGCGGTATTACTGGCGCGCCTTCTGATATTGAGCAGGCAATCGCGAATAAAGCAGACAGCAAAGGCGCTACGGCCTACAAAATCATTGGTATTAATGATGATAATGGTTGGCACGCAACAGCTAAGATTTACAAATAA
- the mpl gene encoding UDP-N-acetylmuramate:L-alanyl-gamma-D-glutamyl-meso-diaminopimelate ligase yields MRIHILGICGTFMGGLAMLARSLGHEVTGSDANVYPPMSTLLENQGIDLIQGYDPAQLNPTPDLVIIGNAMTRGNPCVEAVLEQGIPYVSGPQWLHDHVLPERWVLAIAGTHGKTTTAGMVAWILEACGYEPGFVIGGVPGNFDVSARLGNSPFFVIEADEYDCAFFDKRSKFVHYSPRTLVMNNLEFDHADIFDDLKAIQKQFHHLVRLVPGKGKIIVPDNDTHLKQVMAMGCWSEQELVGETGSWFARKVAVDASVYEVFLDNELVGEVSWSLVGEHNMHNGLMAIAAARHVGVLPADACRVLGDFINARRRLELRGEAHGVTVYDDFAHHPTAILATLAALRSKVGGTARILAVLEPRSNTMKLGMCKNELAPSLGRADEVFLFQPQHIPWQVVEVAEACIQPAHWSADIDTLVDMVVKTAQPGDHILVMSNGGFGGIHDKLLSALDKKAEQEAESQE; encoded by the coding sequence ATGCGCATTCACATATTAGGTATCTGCGGCACTTTTATGGGCGGCCTGGCAATGCTTGCTCGTTCATTAGGTCATGAAGTGACGGGATCGGATGCTAACGTGTATCCGCCGATGAGCACATTGCTGGAGAATCAAGGGATCGACTTGATCCAAGGATATGATCCCGCTCAACTGAATCCAACACCGGATTTAGTCATCATCGGTAATGCCATGACCCGTGGTAACCCGTGCGTTGAGGCCGTGTTAGAACAAGGTATTCCTTATGTTTCCGGCCCACAATGGTTGCATGACCATGTGTTACCTGAGCGCTGGGTGTTGGCAATCGCGGGTACCCATGGCAAGACTACAACTGCCGGAATGGTGGCCTGGATACTGGAAGCTTGCGGTTATGAACCGGGTTTTGTGATTGGTGGCGTGCCCGGGAATTTCGATGTTTCAGCTCGTTTAGGCAATAGCCCTTTCTTTGTCATCGAAGCCGATGAATATGATTGCGCCTTCTTTGATAAGCGCTCTAAATTTGTTCATTACAGCCCAAGAACCTTGGTCATGAATAACCTTGAATTCGATCATGCTGATATCTTTGATGATCTGAAGGCGATCCAAAAGCAATTCCACCATTTGGTGCGCTTAGTGCCAGGCAAAGGCAAAATCATTGTTCCGGATAATGACACTCATCTAAAACAAGTGATGGCGATGGGATGTTGGAGTGAACAAGAGCTGGTGGGTGAAACCGGCAGTTGGTTTGCACGTAAAGTCGCAGTTGATGCCAGTGTCTATGAAGTGTTCCTCGACAATGAATTAGTCGGCGAGGTCAGTTGGTCATTGGTGGGCGAGCATAATATGCATAACGGTTTGATGGCCATAGCCGCGGCCCGTCATGTGGGGGTATTACCCGCAGATGCTTGCCGGGTATTGGGTGATTTTATTAATGCGCGTCGCCGCTTGGAATTGCGCGGTGAAGCTCATGGGGTCACGGTTTATGATGATTTTGCTCATCACCCAACTGCCATTCTCGCAACATTGGCGGCATTACGCAGCAAAGTCGGTGGCACTGCACGAATTTTAGCTGTGCTGGAGCCGCGTTCTAACACCATGAAGTTAGGTATGTGTAAAAACGAATTGGCCCCTTCATTGGGACGTGCTGATGAAGTGTTCTTATTCCAGCCGCAGCATATTCCTTGGCAAGTCGTTGAAGTCGCCGAAGCTTGTATTCAGCCGGCGCATTGGAGTGCTGATATTGATACGCTAGTTGATATGGTTGTCAAAACCGCCCAACCAGGGGATCACATTCTGGTGATGAGTAATGGTGGTTTTGGTGGTATTCATGACAAGCTGTTGAGTGCCTTAGATAAAAAAGCAGAACAAGAGGCTGAATCTCAGGAGTAA